TAAGCGACGTTAAGTATAACGAAAAAAATGGCTATGTCACAGCGTTATTACCAAGTAATATTGATAAAAAAGTCCCAACAATGGGCTTCTTATCACACGTTGATACAGCAGATTTCAATGCCAAGGGTGTTAATCCCCAAACAATTGAAAATTATGATGGTGAATCAATTATCAAATTAGACGAAGCTGGTCAATTTGTTTTAGACCCTGAAGAATTCCCTAACATGAAAAACTACAAGGGCCAAACATTAATCACAACAGATGGCTCAACCTTATTAGGTTCAGATGATAAATCTGGGGTTGCTGAAATCATCACAGCGATGGATTACTTCATCCAACATCCTGAAATCAAACATGGCGACATTAAGATTGGTTTAGGACCAGATGAAGAAATCGGCACAGGTGCTGATCATTTCGATGCTGAAGATTTTGCAACAGACTTCGCTTATACAATGGATGGCGGTCCAATTGGACAACTTGAATATGAAACCTTTAATGCAGCTGCAATGAAAGTTGATATTCAAGGTAAAAATGTGCATCCTAGTGAAGCTAAAGACATCATGATCAACGCTTTACAAGTTGCTGTTGATTTCCAAGATGCTTTCCCACGCGATGAAGTGCCTGAAAAAACAGATGGTCGTCAAGGTTTCTATCACTTATTGAGCTTAGACGGTACTGTTGATGAAGCACACATGGCCTACATCATCCGTGATTTTGATCGCGATGGTTTAGAAGCACGTAAAGCATTCGCTGCTAAAGTGGCAGAAGACATGAACGCTAAATACGGCGAAGGTCGCGTTAAAGCAACGATTAAAGATCAATATTACAACATGGCTGAAGTTTTAAAAGATCACATGGATGTTGTTGATTTGGCTAAGGATGCGATGGAAGCAATCGATATCAAACCATTAATCGAACCCGTACGTGGTGGGACAGATGGTTCTAAGATTTCATTCATGGGAATTCCAACACCAAATATCTTTGCCGGTGCTGAAAATATGCACGGTCGCTACGAATTCGTTTCAGTTCAAACGATGGAAAAAGCGGTTGATACAATGATTAAGATGAACGAATTAAACGTTGAAAGAAACTAAAGTTATTAAAAAATAGCCCAACAATTCAATTTGTTGGGCTATTTTTGTGCTTGATTTAAGCTTGATTGGTGGTCAGTAAGCCTTTCAGTTGCTCGATTGGCAGTTGACCAGGCGCGCTAGGGGTTTCGAGATACCCAAAGCTGATTACTGAACCAAATTGGCCACCAAAGATTCGCGAGGCGACACCAAATTCAGACATTGCCATTGTCATCAATGGTTTATCGAATTGGTGTGTAAAACTTTGGGTAGCTGCTAACAAGCGGGTTGTATCTGCTGGTGATTGGGCCGTCGTTGCTAGTTTCAAGAGGTCTGCATCCGGATCGGCTTGCATGGTCAAGAGTTGCGTGCGTAAGGTGTCATTATCCGGTGTTTGGGCGGTGTCATGATGACTTAAAAGCACTTGATAATGCTGTTGATGCGCTAATTCGGCTAATTGATGGCGTTGCTCAGCTGCTAGTGACCACTCTAAATCAATTGCGTGACCAATATGCGCTTTGATCAAGGGGGCATAATAGGTGAGGTAATCTTCAGCTGATGCTAAGCCACCATCATTAGTAGTTCTAACCGTTAAAATTAGGGGTAAATCAAGCGCGGCAATTTTTTCAGCAGCTGTCAATAGTTGGTTAGGATCTTGCCAATAATCAAGGCGCCATTCGAGAATATCGATGGCGTCTTTTTTCTGGTTGATAAGGGTTAATTCGCGCAGGCAGTCATCTAAATGGCGTGGCATAAGCGAAACGGCCGTTTGAGGCTGCCCAGTAGTAAACTCGAGGTGCATTTCAAAAACTCACTTTCTTAAAGAGATTGATCGATGTGGTTGACAAGGTATTGCCCGTCAACTTGTTTAAATTCCCAGATTTCGCTGAAACGCTCGATATAAGTTGCTTCACGGCGTTTTTCATTATCTGCGTCTGATAAGCGGTCATTAGTAAAATAATCGCGCATTTGAGCCGTTACGAGGACTTTACGGACGTTGGGATTGTCCGACAAGATCAATTCCTCTGAAATGATGGTCAGACTTTCCAATTGATTGTGTTCATGTTGACGCTGATAGCGATTTAAAATGCGTTGTTGTTGTCGTTGGAAACGGGGCGTCATTAACGGTGCGACCAAACTGAGATCATTAGTCGTCCAAGCGGCTTCGATTTGGTAAAAGCACTCTTCAAAACGTTCGCGGGTTGCATCGTCAATGGTGACGGTTCGCGCTAGTGCCCGTTCATGACGCCGCGCCAGCCATTCACGTTTCTTGCGGATAATCATCAAGAATGCTGATACGATAAAAAAGATTGCAAAAACGAAGTTATTGAGAAAACTACGGGGCCCGTAGTAACCCCGACGACCATCATAATAGTTCGTCGTTCTGTCGGTGGTCGTGCTTGTACTGCTACCAAACGAACCACTAGCAGTTGAACCACCGCTACCCCCTGAGGCCCCACCAGCTCTTGCATAGGTAGTTGTTGGGGCTAGACAGATGAGACTTACTAATAAGA
This DNA window, taken from Latilactobacillus sakei, encodes the following:
- the pepT gene encoding peptidase T is translated as MAKYEKLIPRFLEYITTETRSDENATTIPSTQTQVDFLHKLMDDLKEIGLSDVKYNEKNGYVTALLPSNIDKKVPTMGFLSHVDTADFNAKGVNPQTIENYDGESIIKLDEAGQFVLDPEEFPNMKNYKGQTLITTDGSTLLGSDDKSGVAEIITAMDYFIQHPEIKHGDIKIGLGPDEEIGTGADHFDAEDFATDFAYTMDGGPIGQLEYETFNAAAMKVDIQGKNVHPSEAKDIMINALQVAVDFQDAFPRDEVPEKTDGRQGFYHLLSLDGTVDEAHMAYIIRDFDRDGLEARKAFAAKVAEDMNAKYGEGRVKATIKDQYYNMAEVLKDHMDVVDLAKDAMEAIDIKPLIEPVRGGTDGSKISFMGIPTPNIFAGAENMHGRYEFVSVQTMEKAVDTMIKMNELNVERN
- the aroD gene encoding type I 3-dehydroquinate dehydratase, producing the protein MHLEFTTGQPQTAVSLMPRHLDDCLRELTLINQKKDAIDILEWRLDYWQDPNQLLTAAEKIAALDLPLILTVRTTNDGGLASAEDYLTYYAPLIKAHIGHAIDLEWSLAAEQRHQLAELAHQQHYQVLLSHHDTAQTPDNDTLRTQLLTMQADPDADLLKLATTAQSPADTTRLLAATQSFTHQFDKPLMTMAMSEFGVASRIFGGQFGSVISFGYLETPSAPGQLPIEQLKGLLTTNQA